The following are from one region of the Populus trichocarpa isolate Nisqually-1 chromosome 8, P.trichocarpa_v4.1, whole genome shotgun sequence genome:
- the LOC7487959 gene encoding glucan endo-1,3-beta-glucosidase, whose translation MVAKTNLSHHRRLLLLVSTLLHLFTTTFAIGVNYGTLGNNLPPPSQVANFIKTQTIIDSIKIFDTNHDILNAFANTGITVTVTVGNGDIPSLANLNSARGWVAANIAPFHPQTRINRIVVGNEIMATANKPWISNLVPAMRTIHKALLLAGIRNVQVTTPHSLGILSISEPPSAGQFRRGFDRAIFAPMLQFLRETKSPFMVNPYPYFGYSPKMANYALFKRNRGVHDRYTGITYTNMYDAMLDATYSAMRKLGYGDVGIVVGETGWPSVCDPGQPACSMENAAWFNGNLVRRARQGKGTPLMPNRRFETYLFSLFNENLKPGPTAERNWGLFRPDFSPIYDAGILRNGQRGSGRGGGRQRPRPTPGKQWCVPKPGVSDQALQANIDYACSQGVDCKPIQPGGACFDPNNVRSHASYVMNFFYQTHGRQAFNCDFSNTGVLTAVNPGHGTCRFV comes from the exons ATGGTCGCAAAAACGAACCTTTCCCACCACcgccgcctcctcctcctcgtcTCCACCCTCCTCCACCTCTTCACTACCACATTTGCCATTGGTGTTAACTACGGGACCCTAGGCAACAACCTTCCCCCACCCTCCCAGGTTGCCAACTTTATCAAAACTCAAACGATCATTGACAGCATCAAAATCTTTGACACAAACCATGACATTCTCAATGCCTTTGCCAATACTGGCATTACTGTGACGGTCACGGTTGGCAATGGTGATATTCCTTCCCTTGCCAATTTAAATAGCGCCCGCGGATGGGTTGCTGCCAATATTGCACCGTTCCATCCACAGACAAGGATTAATAGGATTGTTGTTGGTAATGAAATTATGGCCACTGCTAATAAGCCTTGGATTTCTAATCTCGTGCCTGCCATGCGGACCATTCACAAGGCTCTTCTTCTCGCTGGAATCAGAAATGTTCAG GTCACAACACCTCATTCTCTTGGCATACTCTCAATCTCCGAGCCACCAAGTGCCGGCCAGTTCAGGCGTGGCTTCGACCGAGCCATATTTGCACCCATGCTCCAATTTTTAAGGGAAACCAAATCACCCTTCATGGTTAACCCGTACCCTTATTTTGGCTACTCTCCAAAAATGGCAAACTATGCTCTTTTCAAGCGCAACAGAGGTGTGCATGATAGATACACTGGCATTACATACACTAACATGTATGATGCAATGTTGGATGCTACTTATTCAGCAATGAGAAAATTGGGCTATGGTGATGTGGGCATTGTAGTGGGCGAGACAGGTTGGCCCTCGGTTTGTGACCCTGGTCAACCAGCTTGTAGCATGGAGAATGCTGCTTGGTTCAATGGGAATTTGGTTAGACGTGCTAGACAAGGGAAAGGCACACCTTTGATGCCAAACCGGCGGTTTGAGACTTATCTTTTCTCGTTGTTCAATGAGAATCTCAAACCCGGCCCGACCGCTGAAAGAAACTGGGGGCTGTTTAGGCCTGATTTTAGCCCAATTTACGATGCTGGCATTTTGCGCAATGGGCAG AGAGGCAGTGGTCGCGGTGGTGGAAGGCAGAGGCCCAGACCAACCCCAGGGAAGCAGTGGTGTGTGCCAAAACCTGGCGTTAGTGATCAAGCTTTGCAAGCAAACATAGACTATGCATGCAGCCAGGGTGTGGATTGCAAGCCTATTCAACCTGGTGGTGCCTGCTTTGATCCTAACAATGTGAGATCTCATGCTTCGTATGTGATGAACTTTTTTTACCAAACCCACGGTCGCCAAGCTTTCAATTGTGATTTCTCCAACACCGGTGTCCTAACTGCTGTCAACCCAG GTCACGGCACATGCAGATTCGTCTGA
- the LOC7487960 gene encoding uncharacterized protein LOC7487960, which translates to MMCAATATGDWWARGIGGQIGGAFSHESEHDLALMVSDFLENGCSSGADSWCSSDSDSGLSDLHHLADKISFYKRTVAQYESDLLLIVHSLVQSIKDTDLHRVKSGPCNASCINFSLVKLLRLSGYDAAVCVSKWQGSGKVPGGDHEYIDVVNCINAGSSERVIIDVDFRSHFEIARAVDTYDRILKSLPAIYVGSLTRLKRYLQVMAEAARSSLKQNSMPLPPWRSLAYLQAKWYSPYQRQFGPDNQNFSSVDSSYHKQCGGHLKRLQSSLQFETEGERLMKPINSDNNRGMKFERRKHSLFRAL; encoded by the exons ATGATGTGTGCGGCGACGGCAACAGGGGATTGGTGGGCGAGGGGGATTGGTGGGCAGATCGGGGGAGCTTTTAGCCACGAGAGCGAACATGATTTGGCTCTCATGGTTAGCGATTTTCTCGAGAACGGTTGTAGCTCCGGTGCCGATTCCTGGTGTAGCAGCGATAGCGATTCTGGTCTCTCTGATCTTCACCATCTCGCCGACAAGATTTCG TTTTACAAGCGCACAGTAGCTCAATATGAGAGTGACTTGTTGTTGATAGTTCATTCTCTTGTGCAATCGATCAAGGACACAGACCTTCATCGTGTCAAGTCAGGTCCGTGTAATGCAAGCTGCATCAACTTTTCTTTGGTAAAACTGTTGAGGCTTTCGGGATATGATGCTGCTGTTTGTGTGTCCAAGTGGCAGGGTAGTGGCAAGGTGCCGGGAG GGGATCATGAATATATTGATGTGGTCAACTGCATCAATGCTGGAAGCTCTGAGCGTGTGATCATTGATGTTGACTTCCGAAGCCACTTCGAAATAGCTAGAGCTGTTGACACTTATGATAGAATATTGAAGTCACTTCCAGCCATTTATGTAGGCTCCTTGACCAGGTTAAAACGGTATCTTCAAGTCATGGCCGAGGCAGCCAGATCTTCTCTCAAGCAAAATTCGATGCCTCTTCCACCTTGGAGGTCTCTGGCTTATTTGCAAGCGAAATGGTACTCACCATATCAGAGACAGTTTGGTCCAgataatcaaaattttagtaGTGTCGATTCTTCATACCATAAGCAGTGTGGTGGACATTTAAAGAGACTGCAGTCCTCGCTGCAATTTGAAACAGAAGGAGAACGACTCATGAAGCCTATTAACAGTGATAATAACCGGGGGATGAAGTTTGAGAGGCGGAAACACTCCTTATTCAGGGCTCTTTGA